DNA from Salinibacterium sp. dk2585:
GCCCGACTCGGTGTAGACGTTGCCCGTGACGCTCTCGGTCTCGCCGCCCAGGTCGGCGACCTCGATGAAGGTCTTGAGGAGGTGGATCGACGAGATGCCGATGATGGCCATCGCGAGCTTGACCTTGAGCACGTTGGCGTTGACGTGCGAGAGCCACTCCGGCTGGTCAGGATGCCCCTCGAGCTTGATCTTCGAGACGAAGGTCTCGTAGCCGCCGATAATCACCATGATGAGCAGGTTCGCGATCATGACCACGTCGATCAGGCCGAGGACTCCGAGCATAATGATGGCCTCGTCGATGTGCGCCATATCGCTCAGTACGTGATCGGCGAGGTGCCACAGCTCCACCATGAACACGATCACGTAGACGATCTGGGCGATGATGAGCCCGAGGTAGAGCGGCGCCTGCAGCCAGCGGCTGAAGAAGATGAGGTACCCGACTCCCGAAACCCATGGACTCTGCGGGCGGAAGCTTCGGGGTTCTGTCATGCGACGATTCTAAATGTGCAGCAACTCTCTCCCGTGCGCCGTCGGCTCGCCCTCCTCTCCCTTGCGCTCGGCGGTTTCGGCATCGGTGCGACCGAATTCGTGGCCATGGGGCTGCTCCCGAACCTCGCGGCAGATCTTCTCCCCGAGCTGTATGCGGCCTCGCCGGAGGAGGGGATCGCGCAGGCGGGGTGGCTCATCAGCGCCTACGCCCTCGGTGTCGTCGTCGGGGCTCCCACGATCGCCGCGTCGACGGCGCACCTGCCGCGCAAACGGCTGCTGCTGTTCCTGCTCGCCGCATTCACGCTCGGCACCGTCGCATCCGCCCTCCTCTCGACCTTCGGGCTTGTGCTCGTGGCACGCTTCGTCGCCGCCCTGCCGCACGGCGCCTACTTCGGCATCGCGTCGATCGTTGCCGCCGACATCATGGGGCCCGGCAACAGGGGCAAGGGGGTCGCACTCGTCCTGAGCGGCCTCACGATCGCGAACGTCGTGGGAGTGCCCTCCATCACCTGGCTCGGGCAGGTGGCCGGCTGGCGCAGCGCCTACCTCGTGGTCGCGCTCATCTTCGCGGCGACATTCCTCGCCGTCGCTGCGACTGTGCCCTGGCAACCGGGCGACGCCCAGGCATCATTCCGGCGCGAGCTCAGCGCGTTCCGGCGCCCGCAGCTGTGGATGACGATCGCGCTCGCGGCAATCGGCTTCGGCGGCTTCTTCGCGGTCTACTCCTACATCGCGCCCGTCGTCACAGACGTCGCCGGCCTCGACTCCGGCCTCGTGCCCTGGGTGCTTGTCGGTGTCGGCGTCGGCATGACGATCGGCAACATGCTGGGAGGCTGGCTCGCCGACATCGACCTGCGCAAGACGCTCTATGCGGGCTTCGCGCTCCTGATCACGTCGCTCCTTGGCTTCGCTCTCACGGCGGGGAACGTGGTCGGCCTGCTGCTGTGCTCACTCCTTGTCGGCCTCGCCTCGTCCGCGATCTCTCCCGCCGTGCAGTCACGACTCATGGATGTCGCGGGCGACGCGAAGGCGCTGGCCGCCGCACTCAACCATTCGGCCCTCAACATCGGCAACAGCCTTGGGGCATTCATCGGAGGCGCGACGATCGCGGCCGGGTTCGGCTACCTCTCGCCCGCCTGGGCCGGGCTCGTGCTCGCGCTCATCGGGGTTGCCATCGCGACTGTGAGCTTCGGGCTGGAGCGGCGCAGGCTGAGGCCGTGACATCCGTCACCGTCTCCCCGTCGTGATCAAGTAGCATTGACGCCGCGAAGGGGAGTATCCCTGGGGCCATCGCCCCTATATCGCGCTCGTCAATACGGTCACCACTTACGCTGGCCCGGGCGCGGTGGCACGGTATGAGTGCGGGAGAGACTTTCGGGCTTTGTCGTACCCTTCCCACGAATGGAACTCCATGGAAACCGCCCTGCCTGTCTGGTTCGAAGTCGGCTCGCTCGTCGTGCTCTCGGCGATCATCGTCTTCGACCTGATCATCGCCTACAAGCGCCCCCACGTGCCCTCCGTCAAGGAGTCCTCGCTGTGGGTTGGCTTCTACGTGACGCTCGCCCTCATCTTCGCGGCGCTCATGTTCATGCTGGGCGACGCTGAACATGGCGGACAGTTCATCGCCGGTTGGCTGACCGAATACAGCCTGAGTATCGACAACCTGTTCGTCTTCCTCATCATCATGTCGCGGTTCAAGGTGCCGAGGAAGTACCAGCAGGAGGTGCTCATGGTGGGCATCATCATCGCGCTCGTGCTCCGCGCGATCTTCATCCTCATCGGTGCCGCGCTCATTGAGAACTTCAGCTGGATCTTCTACATCTTCGGGCTCTTCCTGCTCTACACGGCCTGGCAGCAGGCCTTCACAGGGCACGAGGAGGAAGAGGAGTCGGAGAACAAGATCATCGGATTCCTCCGCAAGCGCATCAGCATCACCGAGCAGTTCGATGGTGGCAAGCTGCGCACGGTCGTCGACGGCAAGAAGGTCTTCACCCCGATCATCATCGTCTTCCTCGCGCTCGGCACGACCGACCTCGTCTTCGCGATCGACTCGATTCCTGCGATCTTCGGCATCACGCAGAGCCCGTTCATCGTGTTCGCCGCGAACGTCTTCGCCCTCATGGGCCTCCGCCAGCTGTACTTCCTCCTCGGCGACCTGATCGACCGCCTCGTGTACCTGAAGTACGGAATCGCGTTCATCCTCGCCTTCATCGGCGTGAAGCTTGTATTCCATGCCCTGCACGAGAACGAGGTCCCGTTCATCAACGGTGGCCAGCACATCGAGTGGATCCCGGTGATTAACACGTGGATGTCGCTCGGCGTCATTGTCGGCGCGATGGCCATTGCGACCATCGCGAGCCTCATCAAGCTGCGCCGCAGCCCGCTTGCGATGCCGATCGGTGCCCCGAAGTTCCACGACGACGACGAGGACGACGAGGACGACAACGCGGAGCGTCGCGCATAGGCGTGGGTGCGCGAACGTTGCTACCGTATGGTGACCGGTCGCGGGAGGTGGGGGAGCAGGTTGAATGACGACGTGACACTCCCCGAGGGCGAGCTCGCCCTTGACTTCAGTTACGCGAGCGACGTCGGCAACGTTCGTCGTCTCAATGAGGACAGCATCCTCGCCGCGCCGCCCGTCTTCCTTGTGGCCGACGGCATGGGAGGACACTCCTTCGGCGACCGTGCCAGCCAGTCCGTCGTCGCTACGTTCCGTTCGACACT
Protein-coding regions in this window:
- a CDS encoding TIGR00645 family protein, with translation MTEPRSFRPQSPWVSGVGYLIFFSRWLQAPLYLGLIIAQIVYVIVFMVELWHLADHVLSDMAHIDEAIIMLGVLGLIDVVMIANLLIMVIIGGYETFVSKIKLEGHPDQPEWLSHVNANVLKVKLAMAIIGISSIHLLKTFIEVADLGGETESVTGNVYTESGVLWQVVIHMVFIVSAVALAWIDKISHGHLTPSAQQRPGTLEPVGPTMVEEREAQARRYEELARELRQS
- a CDS encoding MFS transporter, with the translated sequence MQQLSPVRRRLALLSLALGGFGIGATEFVAMGLLPNLAADLLPELYAASPEEGIAQAGWLISAYALGVVVGAPTIAASTAHLPRKRLLLFLLAAFTLGTVASALLSTFGLVLVARFVAALPHGAYFGIASIVAADIMGPGNRGKGVALVLSGLTIANVVGVPSITWLGQVAGWRSAYLVVALIFAATFLAVAATVPWQPGDAQASFRRELSAFRRPQLWMTIALAAIGFGGFFAVYSYIAPVVTDVAGLDSGLVPWVLVGVGVGMTIGNMLGGWLADIDLRKTLYAGFALLITSLLGFALTAGNVVGLLLCSLLVGLASSAISPAVQSRLMDVAGDAKALAAALNHSALNIGNSLGAFIGGATIAAGFGYLSPAWAGLVLALIGVAIATVSFGLERRRLRP
- a CDS encoding TerC family protein, coding for METALPVWFEVGSLVVLSAIIVFDLIIAYKRPHVPSVKESSLWVGFYVTLALIFAALMFMLGDAEHGGQFIAGWLTEYSLSIDNLFVFLIIMSRFKVPRKYQQEVLMVGIIIALVLRAIFILIGAALIENFSWIFYIFGLFLLYTAWQQAFTGHEEEEESENKIIGFLRKRISITEQFDGGKLRTVVDGKKVFTPIIIVFLALGTTDLVFAIDSIPAIFGITQSPFIVFAANVFALMGLRQLYFLLGDLIDRLVYLKYGIAFILAFIGVKLVFHALHENEVPFINGGQHIEWIPVINTWMSLGVIVGAMAIATIASLIKLRRSPLAMPIGAPKFHDDDEDDEDDNAERRA